One window of Paenibacillus sp. FSL K6-3182 genomic DNA carries:
- a CDS encoding DUF2975 domain-containing protein, which produces MKRGNTLFLKIAVILIGTPILALYIFLVPKIGDFAEELYPEMAYMKSLVLIDMYSAAIPFYFALYQAFKLLSYIDKNQAFSELSVKALKNIKYCAITISTLYMLGMPLYYLMGKRVDPPSFIPMGLVIIFASMVITVFAAVLQRLLQEAINIKSENDLTV; this is translated from the coding sequence ATGAAACGAGGAAATACACTCTTTTTGAAGATAGCTGTTATTCTTATTGGAACCCCAATTCTTGCTTTGTACATATTTTTGGTGCCTAAGATTGGGGATTTTGCTGAAGAATTGTATCCAGAAATGGCTTATATGAAATCTCTCGTCTTAATCGATATGTACTCAGCAGCGATTCCTTTTTACTTTGCTCTGTATCAAGCTTTTAAACTTTTAAGCTATATAGATAAGAACCAAGCGTTCTCGGAATTATCGGTAAAAGCTTTAAAGAATATAAAATACTGTGCCATCACAATCAGTACCTTGTACATGCTAGGTATGCCACTCTACTATCTCATGGGGAAGAGAGTTGACCCTCCAAGTTTCATACCAATGGGATTGGTCATTATTTTCGCCTCTATGGTGATCACCGTTTTTGCTGCTGTTCTCCAAAGACTTTTACAAGAAGCTATTAATATAAAATCAGAAAATGATTTAACGGTCTGA
- a CDS encoding GNAT family N-acetyltransferase — MIRVAKLEDRKDIAKLLTQLGYPETEFFIKENMERLLTDPNEELMVYEDEGRVIACISIHYIPQLGIRGDIASISYLVVDSSIRSKGIGKELEGFASASARKRGCDSIQVHCHSRRIDAHKFYERQGFKEAPKYFSKMLDK, encoded by the coding sequence ATGATAAGAGTTGCAAAATTGGAGGATAGGAAAGATATAGCAAAACTATTGACGCAATTAGGCTACCCGGAAACCGAATTTTTTATTAAAGAGAACATGGAAAGACTTCTTACTGACCCCAACGAAGAATTAATGGTTTATGAAGATGAAGGACGTGTTATTGCCTGTATTTCCATTCATTATATTCCGCAATTAGGAATTAGAGGAGATATCGCATCAATTAGTTATCTTGTTGTGGACTCCTCAATTAGAAGTAAAGGAATTGGAAAGGAATTAGAGGGATTTGCCTCTGCCTCTGCCAGAAAAAGGGGATGTGACAGTATCCAAGTTCATTGTCATTCCAGAAGAATAGATGCTCATAAATTTTATGAGAGACAAGGTTTTAAGGAGGCTCCTAAGTACTTTTCAAAAATGTTAGACAAATGA
- a CDS encoding alpha/beta hydrolase → MGYFVTVEPGVKVFIEDINPKGNKTILFIHGWPLNHNQFEYQFNYLPKLGYRCIGMDWRGYGNSDKPFDGYGFDRLADDLRMVIEALQLKNIILAGHSTGGAISIRYMARYKGYGVSKLVLIDAASPSSVPKEFTNKIIEETNNDRPKMLQNQTEIFFFQYISEPKSEWFFLMGLQAANWSTSAIMVTLRDENVYNDLGQIDVPTLIIHGIHDKVVPFSQAQETNKLIKNSQLVSFQYSGHCPFLEERDRFNQLLSSFA, encoded by the coding sequence TTGGGATACTTCGTTACTGTGGAACCGGGCGTAAAAGTATTTATAGAGGACATCAATCCAAAGGGAAATAAAACGATACTTTTTATTCATGGATGGCCGCTAAACCATAACCAGTTCGAATATCAGTTCAATTACCTTCCGAAGCTCGGATATCGTTGTATCGGAATGGACTGGAGAGGATACGGCAATTCGGATAAACCATTCGACGGTTACGGTTTCGATAGATTAGCAGATGATCTTCGTATGGTCATCGAAGCGTTACAATTAAAAAACATAATACTAGCAGGACACTCGACCGGAGGCGCGATCTCGATTCGTTATATGGCTCGTTACAAAGGGTACGGGGTATCTAAACTCGTCCTGATCGACGCTGCGTCTCCATCAAGCGTTCCCAAAGAATTTACGAATAAAATCATCGAAGAAACAAACAATGACCGTCCGAAAATGCTGCAAAACCAAACGGAGATTTTTTTCTTTCAGTACATTTCTGAACCAAAATCCGAATGGTTCTTTCTAATGGGTTTACAAGCTGCGAATTGGTCGACTTCCGCTATTATGGTCACGCTAAGAGACGAGAATGTTTACAACGATCTTGGACAGATCGATGTGCCCACATTAATTATTCATGGAATTCATGATAAAGTCGTTCCGTTTTCCCAAGCTCAGGAAACAAATAAGCTGATTAAAAATTCGCAACTTGTTTCATTTCAATACAGCGGTCATTGCCCTTTTTTGGAGGAGCGCGATAGATTCAACCAACTATTATCTTCTTTTGCATAA
- a CDS encoding dihydrofolate reductase family protein produces MRKLVLFMHVSLDGYASDSNGGLDWIPYNEELEKYAEEVVAEVGSPVYGRTTYRMMESYWPSVLDNPDASRHDMEHATWLQDVKKIVISDSMDIVEWNNTVLIKDNIADEIKALKEQPGKNLVIFGSPGAAKTLLELGLIDEFLLTICPVILGGGKSVFHGDGEKIRLKLLSSRTLKSGIIAARYELEKYSAVQDVLLTDNDS; encoded by the coding sequence ATGAGAAAACTCGTATTGTTCATGCATGTATCACTAGACGGGTATGCATCAGATTCAAACGGAGGACTAGATTGGATTCCGTACAACGAGGAATTAGAGAAATACGCCGAGGAAGTCGTAGCCGAAGTCGGCTCTCCGGTATACGGACGAACGACATATCGGATGATGGAGAGCTACTGGCCCTCGGTGCTGGACAATCCGGATGCATCGAGGCACGATATGGAGCATGCCACATGGCTGCAGGATGTTAAGAAGATCGTCATTTCCGACTCGATGGACATTGTTGAATGGAATAATACGGTACTGATCAAGGACAATATTGCAGATGAAATCAAGGCGCTCAAGGAGCAGCCAGGCAAAAATCTCGTTATCTTCGGCAGTCCGGGGGCGGCGAAGACGTTGCTTGAACTCGGCCTGATCGACGAATTCCTGCTGACGATTTGTCCAGTCATCTTGGGCGGCGGAAAATCAGTATTCCACGGCGACGGTGAGAAAATCAGGCTCAAGCTGCTGTCCAGCCGAACGCTCAAGTCGGGCATTATCGCGGCCCGTTATGAGTTGGAGAAATACTCTGCCGTGCAAGATGTTCTACTAACGGATAACGATAGTTGA
- a CDS encoding helix-turn-helix transcriptional regulator: MAIIINIDVMLAKRKMSVTELSERVGITMANLSILKNGKAKAVRLSTLEAICKTLDCQPGDILEYKSDEDTP; the protein is encoded by the coding sequence ATGGCAATTATTATTAATATTGATGTGATGTTAGCAAAACGAAAAATGAGCGTAACGGAGCTTTCAGAGAGGGTTGGAATAACTATGGCGAATCTTTCCATTCTTAAAAATGGGAAAGCAAAAGCGGTTCGTTTATCAACATTAGAAGCGATATGTAAAACCTTGGATTGTCAGCCAGGTGATATTTTGGAGTACAAAAGCGACGAAGACACTCCATAA
- a CDS encoding WG repeat-containing protein: MYGYIDRQGNQVIPTIYEYATSFTNGIAAVYENNKTKFISKSGETLLDTEYFGVNNFSCGRALFQSNGKFGYLDIHGMIVIPPKFEHAYDFSEGYATVVIPNGITSGIAFIDVNGNFINDQIYNNSMHFKDGIVSVQHPSGKHGCINAAGEYVIDPISEDYNSFSDGLARISVEGKIGYIDCKGQIVISPQFGFAGNFQEGMAVISKRNKFGFINRLGEVIVDTKYNDAENFYEQLAPVKLGRNWGYLNPDGEFVIEPKFTSASCFREGIAFVYDKKNITMLKRNMEMIELGDQYERLESFSEGLSVVTIRERRKTYPITIHSTEVTFYKN; encoded by the coding sequence ATGTATGGCTACATCGACCGCCAGGGCAACCAGGTGATCCCGACAATATACGAGTATGCTACTTCTTTCACAAATGGCATAGCTGCTGTTTACGAGAACAATAAAACGAAGTTCATTTCAAAATCCGGCGAAACTTTGCTGGATACAGAATATTTTGGAGTGAATAATTTTTCTTGCGGTCGTGCATTGTTTCAAAGTAATGGTAAATTTGGCTATCTAGATATACACGGTATGATTGTTATTCCTCCTAAGTTTGAACATGCTTATGATTTTTCTGAAGGATACGCCACCGTAGTTATACCTAATGGTATTACATCGGGGATTGCGTTCATTGATGTAAATGGGAATTTTATTAATGATCAGATATATAATAACTCCATGCACTTTAAAGATGGTATCGTATCTGTGCAGCACCCTTCTGGAAAGCACGGATGCATCAATGCAGCAGGCGAATACGTAATAGATCCTATATCCGAGGACTACAACTCCTTCTCTGACGGGCTTGCTCGAATAAGTGTAGAAGGAAAGATCGGATATATTGATTGCAAAGGTCAGATCGTTATTTCACCACAGTTTGGTTTTGCTGGTAATTTTCAAGAGGGAATGGCGGTAATTAGTAAACGTAATAAATTTGGATTCATTAACAGATTAGGTGAAGTCATAGTCGATACTAAATATAATGACGCGGAGAATTTTTATGAGCAGTTGGCCCCGGTCAAATTAGGAAGGAATTGGGGATACCTGAATCCTGACGGTGAATTTGTGATTGAACCCAAGTTTACGAGCGCGTCATGTTTTAGGGAAGGCATAGCATTTGTTTATGATAAGAAAAATATTACGATGTTGAAACGAAACATGGAGATGATCGAGCTAGGGGATCAGTACGAGAGGTTAGAGAGTTTTTCAGAAGGACTCAGCGTAGTGACAATACGAGAAAGAAGAAAAACATACCCTATCACTATTCATAGCACAGAAGTAACTTTCTACAAAAATTAA